A genomic segment from Polyangium mundeleinium encodes:
- a CDS encoding S1 family peptidase, with protein sequence MTEPASLLPAPVLLAATAPPAAVVAAPAEPAIPAESGTCGKAGLERVADAARRGTVRITTHTAWGAGFLLDDTHVVTHFHVVDRPFNLRVHARDGLSIGAKVVFTDAFERIAVLELEAPIGGKALELATSAPVIGSEVVAIGVPLDFGTREDRFPAHRRGVVADRDDELLSIDALVGMNYTGGPLLDCQGHVVGLLIPPPSGRAVWESPMGHAVPVGKIREARASVGKTPPRSPTNIVLGFASAFAAQFERGRGFVGATLGVPILFLDQLEFLPRFGVFAYVPANSSDIRLPIGRTDTARITGDLRIGYRIPLVSAPASVSLVPSIGAGWNWEYTEEKNYNLVLDNPTCMNQATPCSFRMNENTKESWTHAGALSVGLGVHVHVMTFGYELRVLPSPDVKFIHQVSLGISTF encoded by the coding sequence GTGACCGAGCCTGCCTCCCTGCTCCCCGCGCCGGTGCTGCTCGCCGCGACTGCGCCGCCCGCGGCGGTCGTCGCCGCACCCGCGGAGCCCGCCATCCCCGCGGAGAGCGGCACGTGCGGCAAGGCGGGGCTCGAGCGCGTCGCGGATGCTGCGCGGCGCGGGACGGTCCGGATCACCACGCATACAGCCTGGGGCGCAGGCTTCTTGCTGGACGACACGCACGTCGTCACCCATTTCCACGTCGTGGATCGGCCGTTCAACCTGCGCGTCCATGCACGCGACGGTCTCTCGATTGGCGCGAAGGTCGTCTTCACCGACGCATTCGAACGCATCGCCGTCTTGGAGCTCGAAGCGCCCATCGGTGGAAAGGCGCTCGAACTCGCGACGTCGGCGCCCGTGATCGGCAGCGAGGTCGTCGCGATCGGCGTTCCTCTCGACTTCGGCACGCGTGAAGATCGCTTCCCGGCCCACCGCCGGGGTGTCGTCGCCGATCGTGACGACGAGCTTCTGTCGATCGACGCGCTGGTCGGGATGAACTACACCGGCGGCCCGCTCCTCGACTGTCAGGGCCACGTGGTCGGCCTCCTCATCCCTCCTCCCTCGGGACGCGCCGTGTGGGAATCTCCGATGGGTCACGCGGTACCGGTCGGAAAAATACGCGAGGCACGCGCGAGCGTGGGAAAGACGCCGCCTCGCAGCCCAACGAACATCGTCCTCGGATTCGCGTCCGCATTCGCGGCTCAATTCGAGCGGGGCAGGGGATTCGTCGGCGCAACGTTGGGCGTTCCAATCCTCTTCCTCGACCAGTTGGAGTTCTTGCCCCGCTTCGGCGTCTTCGCGTACGTCCCTGCGAACAGCAGCGACATCCGCCTGCCCATCGGGCGGACGGACACGGCGCGCATCACGGGGGATCTACGTATCGGGTACCGCATTCCGCTGGTCTCGGCGCCCGCGTCGGTCTCGCTCGTCCCTTCGATCGGCGCCGGCTGGAATTGGGAGTACACGGAGGAAAAAAACTACAACCTCGTGCTCGACAATCCGACGTGCATGAACCAGGCGACCCCGTGCTCCTTCCGAATGAACGAGAACACGAAGGAGTCCTGGACCCACGCCGGCGCGTTGTCCGTGGGCCTGGGCGTGCATGTGCATGTCATGACGTTCGGATACGAGCTGCGCGTGCTGCCGTCGCCGGACGTGAAGTTCATCCATCAGGTCTCGCTGGGCATCTCGACCTTTTGA
- a CDS encoding TetR/AcrR family transcriptional regulator produces MTAGTAVHDTRSRLLDVALTLFSEHGIEGTSMQMIADELGVTKAALYYHFKSKDEITEAVALPALHELDQILDDARTKRSRGAQIEHALGGFVDLIVRKRTLIRLFNSDPGLQRLVNRTLQAPKDEDLRTKLRKVFAGAGPSLADAILVHVMSAGLAMAGGAPEFAAIDDDTLRQHLLDLGRRLLGRPRR; encoded by the coding sequence ATGACTGCCGGCACCGCTGTCCACGACACCCGATCACGACTGCTCGACGTCGCGCTGACGCTGTTCAGCGAGCACGGGATCGAGGGCACGTCGATGCAGATGATCGCCGACGAGCTCGGCGTCACGAAGGCCGCCCTCTACTACCACTTCAAGTCCAAGGACGAGATCACCGAGGCCGTGGCCTTGCCCGCTTTGCACGAGCTCGATCAGATCCTCGACGACGCGCGCACGAAGCGGAGCCGGGGCGCGCAGATCGAGCACGCGCTCGGCGGGTTCGTCGACCTCATCGTCCGCAAGCGCACGCTGATCCGCCTGTTCAACAGCGACCCCGGGCTCCAGCGTCTCGTCAACCGGACATTGCAGGCGCCGAAGGACGAGGACCTCCGAACCAAATTGAGAAAGGTCTTCGCCGGGGCCGGCCCGAGCCTCGCCGACGCGATCCTGGTGCACGTCATGTCCGCGGGGCTCGCGATGGCCGGCGGCGCTCCCGAGTTCGCAGCCATCGACGACGACACCCTGCGCCAGCACCTCCTCGACCTGGGCAGGCGCCTGCTGGGCCGTCCCCGTCGCTAG
- a CDS encoding AAA family ATPase, with product MTILLPGTSARGAFIGRAQELRALGERIDAGARLVTITGAAGIGKTRLVLEWAASALSTSARERPRLFFCDLSEAKGIDDACAVLARALDVPLAAGGTADEVVAQLGRVLAESPRSVVLLDNLEQLVDVAPRMLGPWLSFAPRAQLVVTSRERLRLDGEVSLGLEPLGVPPAEERSLRAIASSDAVELFVARARAVRFDFELTEAEAESVAAIVRRVDGIPLAIELCAARMGVLAPGQILDRLARRFELLVTGARGAPARKATLRGAIDSSWDLLAPWEKDALAQCSVFTGGFSLEAAEAVLELGAGREGGAPPVLDVLQSLHDKSLIRAFDLHPPGSAGERRYGMLESLRAYAEERLDELGGKEAAARRHAAYFLGMAGPREAALPRVIDVRRASLEASNLIAVCTRALARQPLTPEDAEAALRGLLLLEPVLLLCAKGRLEPYVVMLDAALEAAAPPGLRTRALYTRALADLLRGRVLDSFLGFQRALDEARVAGSRADECLALTKLGLMFDQAERPDDARSCFDRARAIALDLGEASLHADWMLTYGGALNWRGRATEAVGYVEQAAVGFQAAGDPRGHSLALAQVALARLSLGRIDEAELAAGQVLALLQEDRRTEGYVLGILGRVQQARGRFGEAREKLGAALSIHRAVGDRWSEGVLHGYLGDVAFEEGLLDDARSAYGEALARLQGTGERHYSVVFLAALGAVEAGLGHADAAAGHFEAAAARLVGGRVLTTRIAVELHAAHADAFRARVAAAAGDGTAAERYRLAAAVPIAMAQAPAPDGTLAPARCSADVRLAVRLLERAITLPAASASEPADPLPPAIARLIVGPEARWFRLQDGRPVPFLKAKAARLVLALLVRTRIGAPGRALSIAELFEAGWPGERIPPKAAANRVYVTLTKLRKLGLGALLQSRDDGFLLDPTAVVLESLDPEQPPRQTLDRPGC from the coding sequence GTGACGATCCTGCTGCCCGGTACGTCGGCGCGCGGCGCCTTCATCGGGCGCGCGCAGGAGCTCCGCGCGCTCGGGGAGCGCATCGACGCCGGCGCTCGGCTCGTGACGATCACCGGCGCCGCCGGCATCGGCAAGACGCGCCTCGTGCTGGAGTGGGCCGCTTCCGCTCTCTCCACCTCCGCGCGCGAGAGGCCGCGCCTCTTCTTCTGTGATCTCAGCGAGGCGAAGGGGATCGACGACGCGTGCGCGGTCCTCGCCCGCGCGCTCGACGTCCCCCTGGCCGCGGGGGGCACCGCCGACGAGGTGGTGGCGCAGCTCGGGCGCGTCCTCGCGGAGTCGCCGCGGAGCGTGGTCCTCCTCGACAACCTGGAGCAGCTCGTCGACGTGGCCCCGCGGATGCTGGGCCCCTGGCTCTCCTTTGCTCCTCGCGCGCAGCTCGTCGTGACCTCGCGCGAGCGGCTCCGGCTGGACGGCGAGGTGTCCCTCGGGCTCGAGCCGCTTGGCGTGCCGCCCGCGGAGGAGCGATCGCTGCGAGCCATCGCCTCCTCGGACGCCGTCGAGCTCTTCGTGGCGCGGGCGCGGGCCGTGCGCTTCGACTTCGAGCTCACCGAGGCCGAAGCCGAGAGCGTCGCCGCGATCGTCCGGCGCGTCGACGGGATCCCGCTGGCGATCGAGCTCTGCGCGGCGCGCATGGGCGTCCTCGCGCCGGGACAGATCCTCGACCGGCTCGCGCGCCGCTTCGAGCTGCTCGTGACGGGCGCCCGCGGCGCGCCCGCGCGCAAGGCCACGCTGCGCGGCGCGATCGACTCGTCGTGGGATCTCCTTGCGCCGTGGGAAAAGGACGCGCTCGCGCAATGCTCGGTGTTCACCGGCGGCTTCTCCCTCGAAGCCGCGGAGGCGGTGCTCGAGCTCGGCGCCGGGCGTGAAGGCGGTGCGCCGCCCGTCCTCGACGTGCTCCAATCGCTGCACGACAAATCCTTGATTCGGGCGTTCGACCTCCATCCGCCGGGCTCTGCGGGCGAGCGCCGTTACGGCATGCTGGAGAGCCTCCGCGCGTATGCCGAGGAGCGGCTCGACGAGCTCGGCGGAAAGGAAGCTGCCGCCCGGCGCCACGCGGCGTATTTCCTCGGCATGGCGGGCCCGCGCGAGGCCGCATTGCCGCGGGTGATCGACGTTCGCCGCGCCTCGCTGGAGGCGAGCAACCTGATCGCCGTGTGCACGCGCGCGCTCGCCCGGCAGCCGCTCACGCCCGAGGACGCGGAGGCCGCCCTCCGCGGGCTCCTCCTGCTCGAACCCGTGCTCCTCCTGTGCGCCAAGGGCCGCCTGGAGCCGTACGTGGTGATGCTCGACGCCGCGCTCGAGGCTGCGGCCCCGCCGGGCCTGCGCACGCGGGCTCTCTACACACGCGCCCTGGCCGACCTGCTCCGGGGACGGGTGCTCGACAGCTTCCTCGGCTTTCAGCGGGCGCTCGACGAAGCGCGCGTGGCGGGCTCGCGCGCCGACGAATGCCTCGCCCTCACCAAGCTCGGGCTGATGTTCGATCAGGCCGAGCGCCCGGACGACGCGCGGTCCTGCTTCGATCGAGCGCGCGCGATCGCCCTCGATCTCGGCGAAGCGTCGCTTCATGCCGACTGGATGCTCACCTACGGCGGCGCGCTCAACTGGCGGGGGCGGGCCACGGAGGCCGTGGGGTACGTGGAGCAGGCAGCCGTAGGCTTCCAGGCCGCCGGTGATCCGAGGGGACACTCCCTGGCATTGGCGCAGGTCGCCCTGGCGCGCCTGAGCCTCGGCCGGATCGACGAAGCCGAGCTCGCCGCCGGCCAGGTGCTCGCCCTGCTCCAGGAAGACCGGCGCACCGAGGGCTACGTGCTCGGCATCCTCGGGCGTGTCCAGCAGGCGCGGGGCCGGTTCGGCGAGGCGCGCGAAAAGCTCGGGGCGGCGCTCTCGATTCACCGCGCCGTCGGCGATCGGTGGTCGGAGGGCGTGCTCCACGGCTACCTGGGCGACGTGGCATTCGAGGAGGGCCTCCTCGACGACGCGCGCTCCGCGTACGGTGAAGCCCTCGCGCGGCTCCAGGGCACCGGGGAGCGGCATTATTCGGTCGTCTTCCTGGCCGCGCTCGGCGCCGTCGAGGCCGGGCTCGGCCACGCGGACGCCGCGGCGGGCCACTTCGAAGCTGCCGCTGCAAGGCTCGTCGGCGGGCGCGTGCTCACGACGAGGATCGCGGTGGAGCTGCACGCCGCCCACGCGGACGCCTTTCGCGCGCGCGTCGCCGCGGCGGCGGGGGATGGGACGGCCGCCGAGCGATATCGCCTCGCGGCCGCCGTGCCGATTGCCATGGCGCAGGCGCCGGCGCCCGATGGCACCCTTGCGCCGGCGCGCTGCTCGGCGGACGTTCGCCTCGCCGTGCGCCTGCTCGAACGCGCGATCACCCTGCCCGCGGCCTCGGCGAGCGAGCCTGCCGATCCGCTCCCGCCGGCGATTGCGAGGCTCATCGTGGGCCCGGAGGCCCGCTGGTTTCGGCTTCAGGATGGCCGCCCGGTGCCTTTCTTGAAAGCGAAGGCGGCGCGCCTCGTGCTGGCTCTCCTCGTTCGTACGCGCATCGGCGCTCCGGGGCGCGCCCTCTCGATTGCGGAGCTCTTCGAGGCTGGCTGGCCCGGGGAACGCATCCCGCCCAAGGCGGCGGCGAACCGCGTCTACGTCACGCTGACCAAGCTCCGAAAGCTCGGCCTCGGCGCCCTGCTGCAGAGCCGCGACGACGGCTTTTTGCTCGATCCCACGGCGGTCGTCCTCGAATCGCTCGATCCCGAGCAGCCGCCGCGACAAACGCTCGACCGCCCGGGCTGCTGA